Sequence from the bacterium genome:
AAGATATGGAAATAACCTTCGAAATCCTTTCGCTTTTTGCTCCGGACGAGCAGAAAATTTATACCACTCGTTTGAAAGAAGCCCTAACAACCACTCACGAAATTTAATATGAAAAAATATCAGGCAAAAACCAATATAAAGAAAATGCGGAGCTGGGGTCAGGCCACTCGGTTGGAGGGTCGCCGAACCAAAAAGGGAAAGAAATAAACCTATTTAACACCCGAGGTTAAATATTGACTTAGGAACTTAGTTCCTAAGTTTACACAAGATTGAAAAAAGGTTTTAGAATCTTTTATACTTAGCGAAAAAGTAATCTATTAACCTGTTTAACACCCGATGTTGAACATTCGGAAAATTGTAAATATGAAAATTAAATGGTGGGTTTGGCTTTTGATCTCTTTGTTTCTCGGCAGTATAATAGCTTTATTGGAAGTGATGTTTATAGAATAAGCGTCAACGGGGCCCGGCCTTACGGGAAATAGACAGATAGACTTTAAATCATAATTTTAATTTAATATTTTCAAATGAAATTTGTAATCTTCCACGGAGCTTTCGGGAGCCCAGAAGGGAACTGGTTCCTGGAGCTCAAAGAAAAACTTGAAGCTTTGGGCCAAAAGGTAATTGTTCCCCGTTTTCCGGTTGAGGACTGGGATGAAGTCAGCAAAAACGGCCCAAAGAGTTTTCCCAAACGCCAAACTTTGGATAACTGGCTAAAGGTGTTCGCCAAAGAGGTCCTGCCTAAAATAAAGAAGGGCGAAGAAGTTTGTTTTGTCGGTCATTCTCTCGGGCCTCTTTTTATCCTTCACGTAGTCGACAAGTACGATCTGAAAATAGACAGCGCCATCTTTGTCAGCCCTTTTATGAGAAAGCTTAATATCTGGCAGTTCGACCTTATTAACAAAACCTTTTACAAGACCGACTTTGATTTTAGGAAACTGAAAAAACTGATTCCGGTTTCTTACGTTTTGTATTCTGACAACGACCCTTACGTGGAAAAGTATCATTCCATTGGCTTCGCCAAAAGACTGAACAGCTCTTTGCTTTTCGTCAAAAGAGCCGGGCATATGAATCTTGAAGTGAATTTGAACGAATTCCCTCTGGTCTTTGAGCTCTGCAAGACCAGGCTTGATTTGTCTTTGTACCAAAAGTATCTTGCCCACAGGAAAGAACTTTACGCCGTTGACTATATCTCCACGAAAAGCGAAGAAGTCGTTTACCTCGAGCCGAAAGAGGTTTTTGACGAAGGCATTTTCAAGTTCAGAAACCTGAAAAAATCGGGTTTTTGCACTTTCCTGACTTCAATTAAGTTTTGGGATACCGCAGGCATTTACTACAGGGAAGCGAGGCTGGCTGCCAAGAGAATCAAGGATTTTAACCGGGTCTTTGTCGTTGATAAAATCTCTGATCTTCACAAAACCCGCCTTCTTCAACACATTAGGCTGGACATTGCTTCTGGCATGGGCGTTTGGCTGGTTATGGCAGACAGGGTCAGGGAGATTGCTCCGGAACTCGATTTTGGCGTCTGGGATAACGATTACTTGTGCGTAGTGCGCCTAAACAAAGACCGTTACGTTGAAGTCAAGCTGAGCAGCCGGAGGAAGGACGTAAAAGAGGCTTTGTCTTGGAAGAAAAAGATTCTCAAAATCGCCACCAAGATTAGCAACGCAGATAAAGACATTAAGGGCTTTATTAAGAAAAACGCCTAGAATTTTTCTTTGGGAGGTCGGGTCTCCCAATTTTAAATTTATGAAGCTTGAGATTAGAAGAGAAGATCCTCTAAATATTCTTAGTTCGACAAAATCAATTGTTGAGGATCTTAATTTTTTGTCAATTAATGAGTCAAAACTGGATCCGGTTTCCAGAAGGGTAATTGAAAGGCTGAAAACAGGCTTAGAAAGTCTAGAAGAAGCGTTTGGCACCACCGGCAGCTATATTGACGACGTTCAGTTAATTTTCATTGAAGACACACTTAACTTTTGCTTTTGGGCAGAAAAAGATAGGCCCAAATGGAGTATAGAGTGGCCTGCGGGCCAAATAACCAGTGGCGGTTGGTATTCTCTTAAAAAGTGTTTTGAAAGGGCTCTGGCAAACAATATTCCCATTTTAGATGCAGACTATTTGAGCAATTTAACCCTGGACAGCGTACGAGAATTTTTTAAAGGAATAAACAACATTGAAATTCCTTTAATTTCCAGGCGTTTGGAAAATCTTATCGAGGCAGGTAGTATCCTAAAAGAAAAATATAACGGCCATTTTATCAACGTTTTAAAAGAATCAGACTACGACGCAATTAAATTAGTCAAGATAATCTACGGCAATTTCCCTTCTTCCCGGGATACGGTCAATTTGGATGGGAAAGAGGTTTATTTTCTAAAGAGAGCCCAAATTTGCGCCAATGATCTTTCATATCTGTCAAAAGAAGGCAACGGCAAGGCAATTAAAAACCTTGATTTGCTGACAGCTTTTTCAGATTACAAATTGCCCCAGATATTCCGAGCGTTTGGAGTTTTTGAATATTCAAGAGAATTATCAGAAATGGTTGATGATTATACTTTAATTCCGGCTGGCAGCCGGCAGGAGATTGAGATAAGATCAGCTGCAATTTGGGCGGTTGAGCTGATCAGGCAGCGTCTGGCAAAGTATAATTCTTGCGAGATTGATAACGCCTTATGGCTAATCAGCCAAAATCAATCCGGCCTTAAGCCGCATCACCGGACTTACACAATATTCTATTGACGTTTTTTAAGGACAGAAAGACCGCCTTTTGGAGCGGTCT
This genomic interval carries:
- a CDS encoding queuosine salvage family protein codes for the protein MKLEIRREDPLNILSSTKSIVEDLNFLSINESKLDPVSRRVIERLKTGLESLEEAFGTTGSYIDDVQLIFIEDTLNFCFWAEKDRPKWSIEWPAGQITSGGWYSLKKCFERALANNIPILDADYLSNLTLDSVREFFKGINNIEIPLISRRLENLIEAGSILKEKYNGHFINVLKESDYDAIKLVKIIYGNFPSSRDTVNLDGKEVYFLKRAQICANDLSYLSKEGNGKAIKNLDLLTAFSDYKLPQIFRAFGVFEYSRELSEMVDDYTLIPAGSRQEIEIRSAAIWAVELIRQRLAKYNSCEIDNALWLISQNQSGLKPHHRTYTIFY
- a CDS encoding alpha/beta hydrolase, coding for MKFVIFHGAFGSPEGNWFLELKEKLEALGQKVIVPRFPVEDWDEVSKNGPKSFPKRQTLDNWLKVFAKEVLPKIKKGEEVCFVGHSLGPLFILHVVDKYDLKIDSAIFVSPFMRKLNIWQFDLINKTFYKTDFDFRKLKKLIPVSYVLYSDNDPYVEKYHSIGFAKRLNSSLLFVKRAGHMNLEVNLNEFPLVFELCKTRLDLSLYQKYLAHRKELYAVDYISTKSEEVVYLEPKEVFDEGIFKFRNLKKSGFCTFLTSIKFWDTAGIYYREARLAAKRIKDFNRVFVVDKISDLHKTRLLQHIRLDIASGMGVWLVMADRVREIAPELDFGVWDNDYLCVVRLNKDRYVEVKLSSRRKDVKEALSWKKKILKIATKISNADKDIKGFIKKNA